The DNA window TTCTGACTGTCCATCTATATCACCCGCATCGTAGAGATCAGAGACGAAGAGGACTAAACCGCGTTTGGTTAGACGTTCTGCGATTTGATGCAAAGGCATCCCCATCCGCGTGCTTTTTGCGGTCTGTAGCGTCTCCAATGTGAGCAAAATCGAATGCAAGTGCGATGTGCTACTTCGAGCGGGAAGATATTGACGAAGTGTATCATCAAAGTACGCAAACCCAACAGCGTCCCGCTGCTTCGCCATAAAATAGGCAAGTGACGCGATGAGGAAACTTGCGTATCGCAACTTTGTGAGTTTTTGACCTGTGCCACTCTCCTCTATAGTCGGATCATCCACTTGTGCCTCATCTATCGGATGCAACATAGACTCGCTTGCATCCAAGAGTAGGTAACAATTGAGATTGGTTTCCTCCTCAAATTGTTTGATATAATAACGATCAGTGCGGGCGTAGGCTTTCCAATCTATATGTTTCGGATCGTCTCCTGGCATATATTGTCGGTACTGCGAGAATTCGACGCTGAATCCGTGATACGGACTTTTGTGGAGGCCAGAAATAAAGCCTTCAACCACAAATTTTGCAATCAATTCAAGGTTCCCGATTCGGGCGAGGATTGCTGGATCCAAAAATGAGCGCCCTGCCGGACTTTGTTGCATATTTTTTAATTTCCCTTGCGGTTCGGTCAGGTTTTTAACGATTGC is part of the Candidatus Poribacteria bacterium genome and encodes:
- a CDS encoding DUF58 domain-containing protein — encoded protein: MQQSPAGRSFLDPAILARIGNLELIAKFVVEGFISGLHKSPYHGFSVEFSQYRQYMPGDDPKHIDWKAYARTDRYYIKQFEEETNLNCYLLLDASESMLHPIDEAQVDDPTIEESGTGQKLTKLRYASFLIASLAYFMAKQRDAVGFAYFDDTLRQYLPARSSTSHLHSILLTLETLQTAKSTRMGMPLHQIAERLTKRGLVLFVSDLYDAGDIDGQSEVIEGLEHLRYEGHEVIVFHVLAHQELAFADFEAGRSAEALIRFIDSENDAEIITTPQAIQESYLNNFNEFLDTYRLALRQSDIDYNMITTATPIDLALASYLAKRQGVL